The region CCCCTGCGCCAGGTCCTGCGCGGTCGCCGGGCAGAACAACTGCAGGTCCAGCCCGGCGTAGGCCGGAAACTCCTCGATGCGCGGTAACAGCAGGCTGACGCCGAGGCTGGTCGGCGCGCCGAGGATCAACCGCCGCCCCTCGTCGCCGCGCATACGCAAGCGAGCGGTGGCGGCCTCGATCTGCTCGAAACCGGCGATCAGGGCCTCGCCGTACTCGCGCCCCAACGGGGTCGGCCGCGCGCGCCCGCCGCTGCGGTCGAGCAGACGCAGGCCGAAGGCTTCCTCCAGGTGCTGAACGTGCTGACTCAGGGCGGCATGGCTCAAGTGCATGCGCTCGGCGGCGCGGCGCATGCCGTCGTAACGGACCACGGCGGCGAAGGCCTGCAGGGCGCGCAGGGGTGGGAGGCGCCGCGACGGCGGATCGGGAGTGGTCATGTTTACTTACCGCTGCTCTTGATTTTATAGATATGTACGAGCTTAGAAGCTCTATAGATTTACCACATGACTGCCGCCCCCTTGCCTGTCGCCGCGGTGCCGCCGCCGCCCCGTCCCTTGGCCCCGTCCCGTCCCTTGGCCCTGCGCGCCGGCCTGATGGCCAGCGCCTCGATCTGCCTGGCCTTGCTCGCCCTGCTCAGCCGCTACACCCGCGGCCTGCCACCGGAGTTGGTGACCTGGTTGCGCTTCATGATCCCGGGCCTGTGCCTGGTCGCCTTGGCGCGCCGCGAGGACTGGCGCGCGGTCTGGTCCGGTGCCGACCGGCCGGGCTGGGTGCGGGCAGTGTGCGTGGTGATCTCGCAGGGCTGCTTCGTATTGGCGGCGATGCGCGGCGACCTGTTGCACGCGGTGCTGCTGTACAACACCGGGCCCTTGTTCATCCCATTGATCGCGCGCGTCTGGCTCGGCGAACGCTTGCGCCCGGCCGCGCTGACCGGGCTGGCGATCGGCTTCGCCGGGGTGCTGGTGGTCTTGCAGCCCGCTGCGCGCGGACTCGACAGCACTGCGCTGATCTCGCTGTTCGGCGGCTTCGCCATGGCCGCCTCGCAGGTGCTGTTCTACCGCAGCGCCCAACACCAGCCGCCGTTCCGCAACCAGTTCAAGCTGTATATGCAGGCCTCGACGGTCGGCCTGCCCTTGGCCGCCCTCGGCCTGGGCCATCTGCCCTCACAACCGTTCACGACCGAATCGACGACAGTGCTGGTG is a window of Lysobacter antibioticus DNA encoding:
- a CDS encoding DMT family transporter, which encodes MTAAPLPVAAVPPPPRPLAPSRPLALRAGLMASASICLALLALLSRYTRGLPPELVTWLRFMIPGLCLVALARREDWRAVWSGADRPGWVRAVCVVISQGCFVLAAMRGDLLHAVLLYNTGPLFIPLIARVWLGERLRPAALTGLAIGFAGVLVVLQPAARGLDSTALISLFGGFAMAASQVLFYRSAQHQPPFRNQFKLYMQASTVGLPLAALGLGHLPSQPFTTESTTVLVLALLGMSLCSLGSQSLRDLAYRGMDNASTLAPLMYVAVPVSAALDWLLFAHAARLSTLAGAGLIVIGAVAALRSGARAKRG